TCGTCTACGTCGCCGATAGCCTCGGGAACTTCGTGGACGTCTTCAAGCCGAGCGGGGCGCTCGTCGGCCGGCTCACCGAGGGCATCGACTACCCCTCGTATCTCTTCATCGACGCCAAACATCGACTCTACGTGGCCAACGCCGGCAGCCAGGACGTGGTCGTCTTCAAGCGCGGCGCGACCAAGGCTTCTTCCGAATACCACGACGCCCAGCACGCGTTGGCTCCGACACTGTGCGCAAACGGCGTGCTCTACGTCGCGAACGGATCTATCGCGGTCTTTGCCCACGGAAAGCACCGGCCGACCGGCTCGTTGACTGACCCCTACGGAGAGACAGAGTCGGTCTCGTGCGACGCGTCTGGAAACATCTTTGCCACCGCGACGGTGTTCAGCCCGCCGGGTTACGTCGTCGAGTATCCCGCCGGGAGCAAGAAAGCCAAACTGCTTCTGAGCAGTCTGCCAAACCCCGTCGACGTCGCTCCGGATCCCGCTGGAAACCTGTTGATCGTCGATTCAGCGGGCGGTACCACGAACGAGGTCGCCGAGTACACCGAGTCCGGATCGCCGACGGGCAAATCGATGCAGACCGGCGGTAACTGGGGCGAATTCGCAATCGCTTCGAAGGGTACCGAACTCTTCGGAGCAGATCAGAGCGATCTCGACGGGGTGCTCGTCAAGTTCCCCAGCGGCCGCGTGGTGCAAACCTACACCGACAAGAAGTTCAAGCAGCTCGGCGGCATCGCGTACGATCCAGGCTGACGACGGCGCCGTACCGGGTGGGCGAGGGCAGACCTCAGTGAATAGCGACACCCCACGGCTCGCTCAGCGTCGTGATCGTCGGCGTGCTCGGTGCGCCTTTGGGTGTGAACGTGACGAGCGATTCGGGACTATGGTTGATCACGTAGATCTTTCCGGCGGCGTCGAGCGCTACGCCGAACGGCGCGCTTAATCCCGTCGCGATCGTGGGAGTCGTCGGTTTTCCGCTTGCCGTGAACGTGACGAGCGAGTTGCCGTAGTAGTTGGTAACGTAAATCTTCCCATTCTTATCGACGGCGACGCCGCCGGGGCCGTTGAGCCCGGTGAGCGTTGGTTTGGTCGCCTTGCCGGCGGCGGTGTACGTGGTCACCATGCCCGCACCAAAGTTCGCGACGTAGATCTTCCCGTTCTTGTCGACGGCAATGCCGCGAGGTCCGTCGATGTTCGAAATGGTCGGCGTCGTCTGCTGGCCGTTTGACTTGTACGTCGTAACGTTTGACGTGAAGGCGTTTGATACGTAGATCTTGCCGTGCGCGTCGACCGCCACGCCGGTCGGCTCGTTCAGACCGACGGTGATGGTTGGTTTGATTAGCTTTCCGCTCGACGTATATTTTGTGACGGTGTCAGCTTCGTAGTTCGGAACGTAGATATTGCCTTTTGCGTCGACCGCGATAATACCAGGGTCGTTTATGCCCTTGGTGATCGTCGGCTTCGCGGCCTTTCCGGCCGACGTATAGGTGGCGATGTTGTTGGCTGCGGAGTTCGAAACGTAAATTTTTTCGCCGGCGGCATCAGGAGTTTCGGCGAGCACTGCGGGCATCCGAACACCGGCGTTACCGAGGCTGGGCAAGGCCGGTGTTGCGACAGCCCGCCCATCGCCGCTGCAGCCCGAAAGGCCGACGAATAAAACCGTGACCGATGCGAAAAGAGGTACCCGTCGCAATTCAATGCTCCCTTAAGCGCCCGACAATATAGACGCTAGCTTAATCTTGCTTCTTTAAACTGTCGAGCCGCGCGCCTTGGTGCTTTCGACGCCGCGGTTGAGGCTTTCGACCCATCGCGCCGTGGTGCGAAAGTCACGGCGCCAACAAGAGCGGGCGCTTATGAGCCCTCGTCCACGTTGTTTAGGATAATCACCTTAGCCGCACCGAGCCGCTTCCCCGCGGCGCTGTAATCGACGAAGGTGGCCACGCACTGCCCTCGCCCGTGAGTTCCCGCCTTTACCTTATAGGAGCCGCGTTTTCCCTTGATGGTAGCGATCAGCCTGGACGTACATTTTGAGTCGTGGAAGGTAAACTTTCCACCTTTGGGACCCGCGGTGGTCACCGTAACTTCGGGCGTGCCGGCCGAGAGCTTCACCACGCACGGCTTTGCGGAAACGCCCTTCTCGGAGGGGCATCGCTGGTCGATAACCGGAGCGCGCTCCGGCCGCATCTGCGAGGCCGGCAGCAGCGCGTTTGATGGCGCCGTTGCGGCGCCCCCGCCACATCCAACAAGAGTCCCGGCTACCGCGAGAGACGCAATTGCTCCCCGTATGTCTTTCATACGATTCATTATATTTTCACTCCTTACTTTCGGACGCTTGGCCCCTCTTGCGGTTTTTGCAACGCGAAAAATGGCTCCTGTGTAGATTTGAGGGTGCCGGTCGAGAACGCGACCGAAAAGCGACGAATGCGGCGACGACAGGGGTTGTTTCAGCGATGGCTCTTAATGCTGTCTTATATGTTCGGCGGAGAAGTTCCCGAATACTAATGGATAATGATGCTTAGGCGCACCGTGCGCTTCTCGCCCGGGTGGAAGTAATAGTCGTTAACGCCGCCGCCCCCAAGCGCCGGATTGACGGCTGGATTTCTCGCAAAGGCGGGGTTGGCGGCGTCCTGCGGCAGCCAGGATTGATAGTAGTATTCCACGTCGTCGGTTTGGGCGTTGAAGATGTTAAAAACATCGGCGACAATGTCGTAGCCTCGATGCGTCTTCCAAGTGCCTTGCGCGTTATAGGTCACGGAGGCCGCCGAGACCGCGTCGCCCGCTTGATCCAGCACACGCGGTCCAAAATAGCGCAGGCGCAGGCTTGCGGCATAGTCCGGCTTGTCGACCGTTACGCCGGCCGCAGTGACGACGTTGATCGACTCCGGAACGAAGGTCCCCAGGCCCTGCGGGTCGGTGAGAAAGCGCGCATTTGAGGTTGCGATGTCGGCGTCGAACGTCAACCATGGCTTGGGCTGGTAGAAGTTGGCAAACTCGATGCCGCGCCGCATCGTGGGGCCGCCCGCCGACGTCACGCCGGCATCCCCGTCGAAGACCAGCTCCGAGTTGAGGTGGAGTTGCCAGAGCGAGATCGTACTGTTAAGGCCGCCCCGCGAATAGCGGTATCCAAACTCAAGGCCGGCGGCTCGAGCGAGCGGCGTATTCTGTAAAACCGCCTGACCGAGCGCGTTGTACGGAGCCTGAGTCTGAGGATCGAGCGTGTCGGTGACTCCGCGCGCGTCGTTGCTATGAAAGCTCTCGCCCCAATCGGCGTACAGCTCTTGCGACGGCGAGAGGACGTATGCCGCCGTAAACTTCGGGCTCAGGATGCCGGCGTTCACAAGCCCCGAATCGGCCGCGACGCTATCGTTGACGTTGAAGCTGTATTGGTCCGCGCGCAGGCCGGGAGTCAGCTGCAGCCTGGAGCCGACTCGCAGGAGGCTCTGAACCCACCCGTAGGTGTCTCGCTCCACGACGTGCGCGAGGCTGAGCGTACCATTCGGATACGGGATCTGGTCGTGTACCAGAGAGAGTTCCACGGTTGGAATGTTGTCGTTTCGGACGCCGGCTCCGGCCGTTGTCGTCACCCTCCCCGAAGGGTTGAACGTTCGCGAAGCGTTCGCACCCGAAACGAATCGACGGTCGAGCTGTTCGCGCTGGTCGCCGCAGGCGAAGACGAACGGAACCGGCGTCACCGAGTGTACGGGTGCACGCGCCGCGCCGGGGACGTCGTTGGCGGGGCAGTACGAGATATAGCTTGGTACGTGCGCGGCATTCGGATTGCAGGTTTTGTACCCGGCGGTGCACGTTATGGGGTTGCGGGTGACGTTGTAGTAGTCCGTCGCATCGTCGAGGTAGTAAGTAAAGTCGGAGAATAGGTTGAGGTATTGCGCAAATCCGAATACGTTGACTTCCGTCGTGCCGTTCGAATCGCTGTGCTGCCACTGGCTCGCCAGAGAGTAGCGGTAGGTCGTGCCGCCGTCCCAAGGGTCGATGAGGCCGTAGGGACTTAGCTCCCCATCGCTGACAAGGCGTTGCGGAATTTGATCGCTTGATTGAAACGTTCCATGGTATCCCATAGCGGTGACGCTGAAGTCGGTGTTTTCCGTTGAGCGGCTCCAACGGAGAACGCCGTTGAACTTGGCGTACTCGTCGGGCCGTTCAAACGAGCCGTTATCGTGGTAAATCTGAAAGGCGTAGAGCAGGTTCCCGACGCCGACGCGCGGCGAACCGGCGAACAGCACGTTGCCATAACCATAGTTACCGATGCCGAACTCCGTTATTGGTGCGTCCAGGGTGTTTTTGTAGTATAAGGTGTACGCCCCCGCAGTCGAAAAATCACCCGTCGCCGCATAGTACGGTCCCTTCTGATATTCGACGAAACTGACGAGCTCGGGCATGAGCCAGTTGATGTCCGAATACCCTTGGCCGTGCGCGTGCGTCGGGAGATTGATCGGCGTGCCGGCAATCGTGCTCTCCAGATCGGTGCCGTGATCGAGCTGGAACCCCCGCAGGTAGTACTGATTGGCCTTCCCTTCGCCACTGTGTTGGCT
This genomic stretch from Candidatus Cybelea sp. harbors:
- a CDS encoding NHL repeat-containing protein, with translation MPAVLAETPDAAGEKIYVSNSAANNIATYTSAGKAAKPTITKGINDPGIIAVDAKGNIYVPNYEADTVTKYTSSGKLIKPTITVGLNEPTGVAVDAHGKIYVSNAFTSNVTTYKSNGQQTTPTISNIDGPRGIAVDKNGKIYVANFGAGMVTTYTAAGKATKPTLTGLNGPGGVAVDKNGKIYVTNYYGNSLVTFTASGKPTTPTIATGLSAPFGVALDAAGKIYVINHSPESLVTFTPKGAPSTPTITTLSEPWGVAIH
- a CDS encoding TonB-dependent receptor, with product MLAALLFTVALSPTPSPKPSPKPAIKKTRHYRTIGHVASRERNQNLVGKVPAASVGTIDQEQIKTRPVLRPGEILEAIPGLLVSQHSGEGKANQYYLRGFQLDHGTDLESTIAGTPINLPTHAHGQGYSDINWLMPELVSFVEYQKGPYYAATGDFSTAGAYTLYYKNTLDAPITEFGIGNYGYGNVLFAGSPRVGVGNLLYAFQIYHDNGSFERPDEYAKFNGVLRWSRSTENTDFSVTAMGYHGTFQSSDQIPQRLVSDGELSPYGLIDPWDGGTTYRYSLASQWQHSDSNGTTEVNVFGFAQYLNLFSDFTYYLDDATDYYNVTRNPITCTAGYKTCNPNAAHVPSYISYCPANDVPGAARAPVHSVTPVPFVFACGDQREQLDRRFVSGANASRTFNPSGRVTTTAGAGVRNDNIPTVELSLVHDQIPYPNGTLSLAHVVERDTYGWVQSLLRVGSRLQLTPGLRADQYSFNVNDSVAADSGLVNAGILSPKFTAAYVLSPSQELYADWGESFHSNDARGVTDTLDPQTQAPYNALGQAVLQNTPLARAAGLEFGYRYSRGGLNSTISLWQLHLNSELVFDGDAGVTSAGGPTMRRGIEFANFYQPKPWLTFDADIATSNARFLTDPQGLGTFVPESINVVTAAGVTVDKPDYAASLRLRYFGPRVLDQAGDAVSAASVTYNAQGTWKTHRGYDIVADVFNIFNAQTDDVEYYYQSWLPQDAANPAFARNPAVNPALGGGGVNDYYFHPGEKRTVRLSIIIH